The following is a genomic window from Micromonospora cathayae.
CGATCTGCGAGCTGGTCATACGGCCGTCGCCTCCGCCGGCTGGCGCAGCGCGGCGACCGTGGCGGCCACCACCGGCGCGTACCGACCGGCCCACTCCCGGGCCAGCTCCGGTACCGCGCCCAGCTCGGCCTCCTCGACCAGCAGCGAGGGGACCGGCAGGCTCGCGCCCAGCTCGGCGAGAACCGGACGGAGGTGCAGGTCGGCCACGAGCTTGTGGGCGAGGGACGCCGACACGCTCACCGGGACGGCCACGACCCGGGCCAGGCCACCCGGCGGGAGCTGGTCGAGGAAGAGCTTGAGCAGCCCGGTGAAGCTCGACTTGTAGACCGGCGTCGCGACGATCACGACCTCGACGTCGGCCGGGATCGCGTACCGGTCCCGGTGGCCGCCGGACGCGTCCACCAGTTCCGACGCGTGCTCGGCCAGGTCGATGACGTGGGTGGTGGCGTCGTGCCGGCCGGTCTGCGACACGAGCGCCCGGGCGAGTTCCTCCGCCACCGCGCGGGTACGGGACCCGGGGCGGGGATTACCGATCACCAGTGTCGTCCGCGAGATGGTGCCGTGGTGTCCCATCCTTCGGTCTCCTACCTCTGGACTCCGTCAGAACTCGGTGAGGGTCTGCCGGAGGGTCGGTTTCGTGTACGCGGAGCGGGTGAGGCCGCGTCGTTGCAGGGCGGGCACGAGGCCGTCGGCGATGTCGATCGCGAAGCGGCGGTTCATCCGCAGCGACGGCGTCGTGATCACGAAGCCGTCGCCGCCGACCTCCTCCATCGCCTCGCCCATCCGCTCCGCCACCTGGTCGGGGGTGCCGATGAGTTCCAGCGAGGACACCAGGCCGCCGGCGCTGTCCATCACGAGCTGGCGGAGCGTCTTGCCGCTGCCCCACTGCTGGAACATGTCCAGCGACCCCTGTTCGCCGTTGGTGGTCAGCCGTTCCGGCAGCGGTTCGTCGAGGTCGAACCGGGCGAAGTCGATCTCGGTGATCGACGACGTCTGGATCAGCAGGTCCCTGATGAACTGCGGCGACGAGACCATCCGCTGGTGGCGTCCGATCGCCTCGCGTTCGGTCTCACCGAGCGTCGGGGTGACGCAGAACAGCACCTTGATCTCGTCCGGATCGCGGCCGGCCGCGACGGCGTGCGCCCGTACGTCGTCCCGGAACCGTCGCATCCCCTCCACCCCGTTGGCGATCGCGATGATCGCGTCCGCGTTGCGGGCGGCGAACCGGCGACCGCGCGGTGACGCACCGGCCTGGACGAACGCGGGACGGTGCTGGGGCGAGGGCACGGTGTTCAGCGGCCCCCGGCACTGGTAGTACTTCCCGACGAAGTTGATCGGCCGTACCTTGCTGGCGTCGACGTAGACACCGTTCTCCCGGTCCAGCACGACGGCGTCCTCGTCCCAGGAACCGAAGAGTTCCCGGACCAGGTCGACGTACTCGTCGGCCATCTCGTACCGGACGTCCCGGGGCGGCAGCGACTCGAGCCCGAAGTTGCGGGCCGCGAGGTCCTCCGCGCTGGTCACGATGTTCCAGCCGAACCGCCCCTCGAGCAGGCTGTCCATGGTGGAGGCGAGCCGGGCGGTCATGAACGGCGGGTACGCCATGGTCGACAGGGTGGCGACGATGCCCAGGTGGGAGGTGGCCAGGCCCATCGCCGCGGCCAGCGGCACCGGGTCGTGCTTGGGCGCGATCGTCCCCTGCCGCAGGGCGGCCTCCGACGAGCCGCCGTACGTCTCGGGGACCATGAGCTTGTCCTCGATGATGACGAAGTCGAAGCAGGCCCGTTCGAAGGCGCGGGCCACCTCCACGTGGAAGCGACCGTTCCACGGCGACCCGCCGTTGCCGAACGGCCCCTGCCAGTCGTCGGGGGTGAAGTTGAAGATCGACGCGAGGTGAAACTTGGTCGGCACTACTGGTCTCCTTTGCGGGACTCGGTGTCAGGTCCTCGTCACGGCGTCGCGGCGGGCAGCTTCGGAACGGCCCGCAGGTCCGCGCCGCCACCCGATTCCGCACCGCCATCCGGTTCTGTGGCGGTGGGCGACTCCGCAGCACCACCCGGTTCCGCGGCGGC
Proteins encoded in this region:
- a CDS encoding NADPH-dependent FMN reductase, which codes for MGHHGTISRTTLVIGNPRPGSRTRAVAEELARALVSQTGRHDATTHVIDLAEHASELVDASGGHRDRYAIPADVEVVIVATPVYKSSFTGLLKLFLDQLPPGGLARVVAVPVSVSASLAHKLVADLHLRPVLAELGASLPVPSLLVEEAELGAVPELAREWAGRYAPVVAATVAALRQPAEATAV
- a CDS encoding NtaA/DmoA family FMN-dependent monooxygenase (This protein belongs to a clade of FMN-dependent monooxygenases, within a broader family of flavin-dependent oxidoreductases, the luciferase-like monooxygenase (LMM) family, some of whose members use coenzyme F420 rather than FMN.) encodes the protein MPTKFHLASIFNFTPDDWQGPFGNGGSPWNGRFHVEVARAFERACFDFVIIEDKLMVPETYGGSSEAALRQGTIAPKHDPVPLAAAMGLATSHLGIVATLSTMAYPPFMTARLASTMDSLLEGRFGWNIVTSAEDLAARNFGLESLPPRDVRYEMADEYVDLVRELFGSWDEDAVVLDRENGVYVDASKVRPINFVGKYYQCRGPLNTVPSPQHRPAFVQAGASPRGRRFAARNADAIIAIANGVEGMRRFRDDVRAHAVAAGRDPDEIKVLFCVTPTLGETEREAIGRHQRMVSSPQFIRDLLIQTSSITEIDFARFDLDEPLPERLTTNGEQGSLDMFQQWGSGKTLRQLVMDSAGGLVSSLELIGTPDQVAERMGEAMEEVGGDGFVITTPSLRMNRRFAIDIADGLVPALQRRGLTRSAYTKPTLRQTLTEF